The following are encoded together in the Rhodanobacter soli genome:
- a CDS encoding peptide MFS transporter gives MIPARDKNWFGHPRGLSVLFLTEMWEMFSFFGMRALLVYYMTKHLDLGQEYASLVYGAYAAFVYFTPVFGGMVADRWLGKRNAVMIGGTTMALGHFMMASEPLFYPALVTIALGNGLFLPSLASQIEGLYRDGDPRSKSAYNIYYVGVNLGAFLAPLVCGTLGESFGWHWGFAAAGFGMLLSLVIYLAGARYLPAEPARGGAARAVRPPLDRAARDRFALLIGIAAIVVIFRGAYEQVGNTIALWADSGVDREIAAGWTIPMTWFQALDSLIVFAFTPLLVARWARLAKRGVETPWLGKMAFGAAIVGASYLMLALVAAWCDAHGTRASWIWLVGWFVLMTTGELYILPVGLGLFGRMAPEGFRATSIATWFFAGFFGNLLAGALGTLWSQLSHAWFFALIAAVAAVSATLLYMLGRRLGDVESHGAAGAAMAMAR, from the coding sequence ATGATTCCAGCACGCGACAAGAACTGGTTCGGCCATCCGCGCGGCCTGAGCGTGCTGTTCCTCACCGAAATGTGGGAGATGTTTTCCTTCTTCGGCATGCGCGCGCTGCTGGTCTATTACATGACCAAGCACCTGGACCTGGGGCAGGAGTACGCCTCGCTGGTCTACGGCGCCTATGCGGCCTTCGTGTATTTCACGCCGGTGTTCGGCGGCATGGTGGCCGACCGCTGGCTGGGCAAGCGCAACGCGGTGATGATCGGCGGCACGACGATGGCGTTGGGCCACTTCATGATGGCGTCCGAGCCGTTGTTCTATCCGGCGCTGGTCACGATCGCGCTGGGCAACGGCCTGTTCCTGCCCAGCCTGGCCAGCCAGATCGAAGGCCTGTATCGCGATGGCGATCCGCGCAGCAAGAGTGCGTACAACATCTACTACGTGGGCGTGAACCTGGGTGCGTTCCTGGCGCCGCTGGTATGCGGCACGCTGGGCGAAAGTTTCGGCTGGCACTGGGGCTTTGCCGCCGCGGGTTTCGGCATGCTGTTGTCGCTGGTGATCTACTTGGCCGGCGCCCGTTATCTGCCCGCCGAACCAGCGCGCGGCGGCGCGGCGCGCGCGGTCCGGCCGCCGCTCGATCGCGCCGCGCGCGACCGCTTCGCGTTGCTGATCGGCATCGCCGCGATCGTCGTGATTTTCCGCGGTGCGTACGAACAGGTCGGCAACACCATCGCGCTGTGGGCCGACAGCGGCGTGGACCGCGAAATTGCGGCCGGCTGGACGATACCGATGACCTGGTTCCAGGCGCTGGACTCGCTGATCGTGTTCGCCTTCACGCCGTTGCTGGTGGCGCGTTGGGCGCGGCTGGCGAAACGCGGCGTGGAAACGCCGTGGCTGGGCAAGATGGCCTTCGGTGCGGCGATCGTCGGGGCGTCTTATCTGATGCTTGCGTTGGTCGCGGCCTGGTGTGACGCGCATGGCACGCGCGCGAGCTGGATCTGGCTGGTCGGCTGGTTCGTGTTGATGACCACCGGCGAGCTTTACATCCTGCCGGTGGGCCTTGGCCTGTTTGGACGCATGGCGCCGGAGGGTTTTCGCGCCACCAGCATCGCCACCTGGTTCTTCGCCGGCTTCTTCGGCAACCTGCTGGCCGGCGCGCTGGGCACGCTGTGGAGCCAGCTCAGCCACGCCTGGTTCTTCGCCCTGATTGCGGCGGTCGCCGCCGTGTCGGCCACGCTGTTGTATATGCTGGGCCGTCGCCTGGGCGACGTGGAAAGTCATGGAGCGGCGGGCGCCGCCATGGCAATGGCCAGATAA
- a CDS encoding MurR/RpiR family transcriptional regulator — MTMTKDLQKKLKSRWDTFTTSEQKIASYLLHNISGIPFETAASLGKRVGVSAMTVGRFLRNLGYAGVGDLKEELRGDAPWMQLYKIAEPSANADYVSESLQAEIRSLNDVYALARTEEWAPIVKMLVAADRVSVASFQHGSFLGLGLAASLQHVRPRVSFESGADGSYTGMLLDSTEKSCVVLIDIRRYSRHFRLLAEEVVERGIPLLIITDTQCYWARQLTPHVLMIPVQTGRAWHSFGTLTSLFSLLINAVIRETGDILGRVGDITELRQKFIGYDGPSLSAGGGSKPGKAKDGGGKKPAKRR; from the coding sequence ATGACGATGACCAAGGACCTGCAGAAAAAACTGAAAAGCCGGTGGGACACGTTCACCACCTCCGAGCAGAAGATCGCCAGCTACCTGCTGCACAACATCAGCGGCATACCGTTCGAGACGGCAGCGTCGCTGGGCAAGCGGGTCGGCGTGAGCGCGATGACGGTGGGACGGTTTCTGCGCAACCTCGGCTATGCCGGCGTCGGCGACCTGAAGGAGGAGCTGCGCGGCGATGCGCCATGGATGCAGCTGTACAAGATCGCCGAGCCGTCCGCCAATGCCGACTACGTCAGCGAGAGCCTGCAGGCGGAGATTCGCAGCCTGAACGATGTCTACGCATTGGCGCGCACCGAGGAATGGGCGCCCATCGTGAAGATGCTGGTGGCGGCCGATCGCGTGTCGGTGGCCAGCTTCCAGCACGGATCGTTCCTCGGGCTGGGCCTCGCCGCCTCGCTGCAGCACGTGCGGCCGCGCGTTTCGTTCGAATCGGGCGCCGATGGTTCCTATACCGGCATGCTGCTGGATTCGACCGAAAAAAGCTGCGTGGTGCTGATCGACATACGCCGCTATTCGCGCCATTTCCGCCTGCTGGCCGAGGAGGTGGTGGAGCGTGGCATCCCGCTGCTGATCATCACCGACACGCAGTGCTATTGGGCGCGCCAGCTGACCCCGCACGTGCTGATGATCCCGGTGCAGACGGGCCGTGCGTGGCACAGCTTCGGCACGCTTACCAGCCTGTTCAGCCTGTTGATCAACGCGGTGATCCGCGAGACGGGCGACATACTCGGGCGCGTCGGCGACATCACCGAGTTGCGGCAGAAATTCATCGGCTACGACGGACCGTCGCTGTCCGCGGGTGGCGGAAGCAAGCCGGGCAAGGCCAAGGACGGCGGCGGAAAGAAGCCGGCAAAGCGGCGCTGA
- a CDS encoding serine hydrolase: protein MTCKFARLSLRRLLVPFMAGALAVIAAPAWAAAPQDLDAFAARAMKAFDTPGMAVAIVEDGQAATHVYGIRKLGAPERVDAHTVFPIGSNTKAFTAAALAILVDQGKLHWDDLVVDKLPGFRMYDAYTSQHMTITDLLVHRSGLGLGQGDLMFLPSTTRSRAELVHAIRHLKPATGFRSGFAYDNVLYSVAGELVEAVSGERWEDFVQRHMLSPMGMRDTLTSLDVQGPDSVSLHGKISGPVRGMGPPSVLGTVLSGDVCAPAGALRVSADDMTHWLRVQLAHGALDGDKRLFSEAASQALWTPQTLVPIDAPPAPLALTRPAYQAYALGLFVRDYRGHRIVMHTGGVLGAYSVVAILPERHVAFAIMLNAEDAGTLMATFYHLLDHYLGLPPTDWIGNYRQVDELGIAAALKAIQARQAKTHPERGPSLPPAGYAGVFSDPWYGTATISRGKDGMRLSMDRTPGMQGALEHVQYDTFRTHWSKPGLEDAYVTFALRPDGSVDHMTMQAISPLADFSYDYQDLYFTPVAEKR, encoded by the coding sequence ATGACCTGCAAGTTCGCACGGCTGTCACTGCGCCGGCTCCTGGTACCGTTTATGGCAGGCGCATTGGCTGTCATCGCTGCACCGGCATGGGCCGCCGCGCCGCAGGACCTGGACGCCTTCGCCGCGCGGGCGATGAAGGCGTTCGACACGCCGGGCATGGCGGTGGCGATCGTCGAGGACGGGCAGGCCGCCACCCACGTCTACGGCATCAGGAAACTCGGTGCGCCCGAACGCGTCGACGCGCACACCGTCTTCCCGATCGGCTCCAACACCAAGGCCTTCACCGCGGCGGCGCTGGCGATCCTGGTCGACCAGGGCAAATTGCACTGGGACGACCTGGTGGTCGACAAGCTGCCCGGGTTCCGCATGTACGACGCGTACACGTCGCAGCACATGACGATCACTGACCTGCTGGTGCACCGCAGTGGACTTGGCCTGGGCCAGGGCGACCTGATGTTCCTGCCCTCGACCACCCGTTCGCGCGCCGAGCTGGTGCACGCGATCCGGCATCTGAAGCCGGCCACCGGTTTCCGCAGCGGCTTCGCCTACGACAACGTGCTGTACAGCGTCGCCGGCGAACTGGTCGAGGCGGTGTCGGGCGAGCGCTGGGAGGATTTCGTGCAACGGCACATGCTGTCGCCCATGGGCATGCGCGATACCCTGACCAGCCTCGATGTGCAGGGACCGGACAGCGTGTCGCTGCACGGCAAGATCTCCGGGCCGGTGCGCGGCATGGGGCCGCCGTCGGTGCTTGGCACCGTATTGTCGGGCGATGTCTGCGCCCCGGCTGGCGCGTTGCGGGTCAGCGCCGACGACATGACGCACTGGCTGCGCGTGCAGTTGGCGCATGGCGCGCTCGATGGCGACAAGCGCCTGTTCAGCGAAGCGGCATCGCAGGCGTTATGGACGCCGCAGACCCTGGTGCCGATCGATGCGCCACCGGCTCCGCTGGCGTTGACCCGGCCGGCCTACCAGGCTTATGCGCTGGGCCTGTTCGTGCGCGATTACCGCGGCCATCGGATCGTCATGCATACCGGCGGTGTGCTGGGCGCGTATTCGGTGGTGGCGATCCTTCCGGAGCGGCACGTCGCGTTCGCGATCATGCTCAATGCAGAGGACGCCGGCACCCTGATGGCGACGTTCTACCACCTGCTCGACCACTACCTCGGACTGCCGCCCACCGACTGGATCGGCAACTACCGGCAGGTGGACGAGCTCGGCATCGCCGCGGCGCTGAAGGCGATCCAGGCGCGGCAGGCGAAGACCCATCCCGAACGCGGCCCGTCACTGCCACCGGCAGGTTATGCGGGCGTGTTCAGCGACCCCTGGTACGGCACGGCCACGATCAGCCGCGGCAAGGACGGCATGCGCCTCAGCATGGATCGCACGCCAGGCATGCAGGGTGCGCTGGAGCATGTGCAATACGACACCTTCCGCACGCACTGGAGCAAGCCCGGCCTGGAGGATGCCTACGTCACCTTCGCATTGCGCCCCGACGGCAGCGTCGACCACATGACGATGCAGGCGATCTCGCCGCTGGCCGACTTCAGCTACGACTACCAGGACCTTTACTTCACCCCGGTGGCGGAAAAACGCTAG
- a CDS encoding DUF4124 domain-containing protein, translated as MKSLPVGGICFSAAVLLLAAAGTAGAQNIYKCTQGGQVAYTDHPCPNGSGELLHRADDTEVIDRYLRLGQDDLAKRYADSRHLETLYQQRLDARQQAADEEARRRADEAYDAEQRAQEAQQQALADQDAERERLQAENDALRQQNDEYQEQLTQPIYNGPVYWGGAPYPYPHRRHDSGHHTPPVSDKPIFHPCKQLAGGRTQC; from the coding sequence ATGAAAAGCCTGCCAGTGGGAGGAATTTGCTTCTCGGCTGCCGTCCTGCTGCTGGCCGCGGCGGGAACGGCCGGCGCGCAGAACATCTACAAATGCACGCAGGGCGGACAGGTCGCCTACACCGATCACCCCTGCCCGAACGGCAGCGGCGAGCTGCTGCACCGGGCCGACGACACCGAAGTCATCGACCGCTACCTGCGCCTGGGCCAGGACGACCTGGCGAAACGCTATGCGGATTCACGCCACCTCGAAACGCTCTACCAGCAGCGCCTGGATGCCCGCCAGCAGGCGGCGGACGAGGAGGCCCGGCGTCGGGCCGACGAGGCTTACGACGCCGAACAACGCGCCCAGGAAGCCCAGCAGCAGGCGCTCGCCGACCAGGACGCCGAGCGCGAGCGACTACAGGCCGAGAACGACGCGCTGCGGCAGCAGAACGACGAATACCAGGAACAGCTGACCCAGCCGATCTACAACGGTCCGGTCTATTGGGGCGGTGCACCGTATCCGTATCCCCATCGCCGCCATGACAGCGGCCACCACACCCCACCGGTATCGGACAAACCGATATTTCACCCGTGCAAGCAGCTGGCCGGCGGCCGGACCCAGTGTTGA
- a CDS encoding toll/interleukin-1 receptor domain-containing protein, whose product MTQASAVPAFRYRAFISYSHRDKAWAGWLHRALETYAVPKRLVGQTTAFGEIPGRLAPIFRDRDELASATDLGRKVNEALAQSANLLVICSPNSATSHWVNEEVLAFKRLGRSERIFCLIVDGEPGASELPGCAAEECFAPALRHQLGADGALSHERTEPIAADARAGKDGKANAKLKLIAGMLDLGFDALKRRELQRRARRMAALAMLALIVMAATTTLAITAMIARHAAVVASQAAERRQKQAEGLVNFMLGDLNDKLAQVQRLDIMEAVDDHAMNYFQSLPSTDVTDEALVQRAKALEKIGIVRLDQGHLPAAMESFRAASKLAATLAEAAPADASRQHAYARVLTFVGMTHWYQGQLDAAQRSFVSAQTVLQRVGSNVADNLPLQYELAMLDNNIGHVLEARGQLDEAAGHYRRALVLSRKLVAAKPGNTEWALELGGAHNNLGKLALMRGDLATAVAEYAADDTIETALSAHDPRDNDQRESMLTVRAILGRTLALTGDIEAGMRDLQQAVDIAGQLTKVDPGNTSFQEHLALYSSQLGRLRRLSGDLPAAQTLTAQSLAIFLALTKQDPANVGRQREFAEAQLEQAAQLQASGQTDAARRQAQAALAILAPLFVKQPDDRATLLAMAGAQLLLAAVSDGARATRQLRSDALNAMQAVKSGDDDPRLLALQVEALLVLRMKAEAQAVIRQLWSSGYRDAALLAVLRRERIDYPVNTAFQQKLLAATDTNARR is encoded by the coding sequence ATGACGCAAGCTTCCGCGGTGCCGGCATTCCGGTACCGCGCCTTCATCAGCTACAGCCACCGGGACAAGGCCTGGGCGGGCTGGCTGCATCGGGCGCTGGAAACCTACGCGGTTCCGAAGCGCCTGGTCGGCCAGACGACAGCGTTCGGCGAGATCCCCGGCCGCCTTGCGCCGATCTTCCGCGATCGCGACGAGCTGGCCAGTGCCACCGATCTCGGCCGCAAGGTCAACGAGGCATTGGCGCAATCGGCCAACCTGCTGGTGATCTGCTCGCCGAACTCGGCGACTTCGCACTGGGTCAACGAGGAGGTGCTGGCGTTCAAGCGGCTCGGCCGCAGTGAGCGCATCTTCTGCCTGATCGTCGATGGCGAACCCGGCGCCAGCGAGCTGCCCGGCTGCGCCGCCGAGGAATGTTTCGCGCCGGCGCTGCGCCACCAACTCGGCGCCGACGGTGCGTTGAGCCACGAGCGCACCGAGCCGATCGCCGCCGACGCGCGCGCAGGCAAGGACGGCAAGGCCAACGCCAAGCTGAAGCTGATCGCCGGCATGCTGGACCTCGGCTTCGATGCGCTGAAGCGGCGCGAACTGCAGCGACGCGCCCGGCGCATGGCGGCGCTGGCCATGCTGGCGCTGATCGTGATGGCGGCGACCACCACCCTGGCGATCACCGCCATGATCGCCCGCCACGCCGCGGTGGTCGCCAGCCAGGCCGCCGAGCGCCGGCAGAAGCAGGCGGAGGGCCTGGTCAATTTCATGCTGGGCGATCTCAACGACAAGCTGGCGCAGGTGCAGCGTCTGGACATCATGGAGGCGGTGGATGATCACGCGATGAACTATTTCCAGTCGCTGCCGAGTACCGACGTCACCGACGAGGCGCTCGTGCAGCGCGCCAAGGCGCTGGAGAAGATCGGCATCGTACGGCTGGACCAGGGCCATCTGCCGGCGGCGATGGAGTCGTTTCGGGCGGCCTCGAAGCTCGCGGCCACGCTGGCGGAGGCGGCTCCCGCAGACGCCTCGCGGCAGCACGCCTATGCAAGAGTATTGACCTTCGTCGGCATGACCCACTGGTATCAGGGACAGCTGGATGCGGCGCAACGGAGTTTTGTGTCGGCGCAAACCGTTCTGCAGCGTGTCGGGTCGAATGTCGCGGATAACCTGCCCTTGCAGTACGAACTGGCCATGCTGGACAACAACATCGGCCATGTGCTTGAAGCGCGCGGTCAGTTGGACGAGGCAGCCGGCCACTACCGCAGGGCGCTGGTGTTGTCGCGGAAACTGGTGGCTGCCAAACCCGGCAACACCGAGTGGGCGTTGGAATTGGGCGGCGCGCACAACAATCTCGGCAAGCTGGCATTGATGCGCGGCGACCTTGCAACAGCTGTCGCCGAATACGCCGCCGACGACACGATCGAAACCGCGCTCTCCGCGCACGACCCAAGGGACAACGACCAGCGCGAGAGCATGCTTACGGTTCGCGCCATTCTGGGGCGCACGCTGGCCCTGACCGGCGACATCGAAGCGGGCATGCGCGATCTGCAACAGGCGGTCGACATCGCCGGGCAACTGACGAAGGTCGATCCGGGCAATACCAGCTTCCAGGAGCATCTGGCGCTGTATTCCTCGCAGTTGGGCCGGCTGCGGCGCTTGAGCGGCGATCTGCCCGCGGCTCAGACGCTGACTGCGCAGTCGCTGGCCATTTTCCTTGCCTTGACGAAACAGGATCCGGCGAACGTCGGCAGGCAGCGCGAGTTCGCCGAGGCGCAGCTTGAGCAGGCTGCGCAATTGCAGGCGTCCGGCCAGACCGACGCAGCGCGCAGGCAGGCGCAGGCTGCACTGGCGATCCTCGCCCCCTTGTTCGTCAAGCAGCCCGACGACCGCGCCACCCTGCTGGCGATGGCGGGAGCGCAGCTTTTGCTCGCGGCGGTATCCGATGGGGCGCGGGCCACTCGGCAACTGCGCAGCGATGCCTTGAACGCGATGCAGGCGGTGAAAAGCGGCGATGACGATCCGCGTCTGCTGGCGTTGCAGGTCGAGGCGCTGCTGGTGCTGCGCATGAAAGCCGAGGCGCAGGCCGTGATCCGGCAACTGTGGAGCAGCGGCTACCGCGATGCGGCGCTGCTGGCCGTGCTGCGACGCGAGCGGATCGATTATCCGGTCAATACGGCATTCCAGCAGAAACTGCTGGCGGCAACCGACACCAACGCTCGCCGGTAA
- the pnuC gene encoding nicotinamide riboside transporter PnuC yields the protein MTWVELIAALVSAWAVWLTTRRRPWCWPVGLISVLVYAWVFVDAKLYSDALLQLAFALLIGYGWYRWLQHMGEDGRVEVAALPRRQAIVHLALGSLGALALGAFMHYRTDAALPWLDAALTAFSLVAQWWQAKRHVAAWWLWIVVDVIYVGEYVYKHLLITSVLYAGFVLLAVIGLRAWQRVDKAPTPPLPISPH from the coding sequence ATGACCTGGGTCGAACTCATCGCCGCGCTGGTCAGCGCCTGGGCCGTCTGGCTCACCACCCGCCGGCGTCCGTGGTGCTGGCCGGTGGGGCTGATCTCGGTGCTGGTCTACGCGTGGGTGTTCGTCGACGCGAAGCTCTACTCCGACGCGCTGCTGCAGCTGGCGTTCGCGCTGCTGATCGGCTACGGCTGGTACCGCTGGCTGCAGCACATGGGCGAGGACGGCCGCGTGGAAGTGGCCGCACTGCCACGGCGGCAGGCGATCGTGCACCTGGCGCTCGGCAGCCTCGGCGCGCTGGCGCTGGGCGCGTTCATGCACTACCGAACCGACGCCGCCCTGCCCTGGCTGGATGCGGCGCTGACCGCCTTCAGCCTGGTCGCGCAGTGGTGGCAAGCGAAGCGGCACGTCGCCGCGTGGTGGCTGTGGATCGTGGTGGACGTGATCTACGTGGGCGAATACGTCTACAAGCACCTGCTGATCACCTCGGTGCTGTACGCGGGCTTCGTGCTGCTGGCGGTGATCGGCCTGCGCGCATGGCAGCGCGTGGACAAGGCACCCACGCCGCCTCTCCCCATCTCACCTCATTGA
- a CDS encoding TonB-dependent siderophore receptor produces MTMPLSRTPLILALLSAMAPVHAGDTTSEPQTTRLAPVHVEADTTKGYHADNSQLDTFGSFGNAPLQDTPAAITVITRDQIDDRQPRTLSELARADAALGDSYAPVGYYQDIAIRGYALDPATGFRFNEMSMAGEQLQPLEDKERVEILKGLGGLEAGVVAPGGLINYVSKRPADARSATVGTDSHGSRYLAMDVGAWLSPSFGVRVNAAHEDMNSYVRHADGRRTFLSLAADWKIGSNATLRLDTNYQTSGQRSVSGYQLLGGSMIPAHPSRTRMLGFEPWQRPVGIDASNNTLRFDYRFNDRWSAQLSAGHSHVVIDDNVAFAYGCFYSPDCASGATPGWFFAPNGDYDVYDYRSPDDTRVNDEARAVLKGSFDTGPLNHEVSLGASAFRRTIDRRPYVYDYVGTANIDEVDPPYFAPSPNQPGASARRLTSWQHSVFALDRVHLGPQWQVLLGGRFVRLHERAYDDTGAPERDTRLGKALPQAAVLWQPTTQLTTYVSYSESLSLGNEAPYWTSNGGTTLAPLLARQAEAGVKYAWSDALSLSAALYRLRQPYQFARPDSTAEGFTFVQQGNEVHSGLELNAAGQVTDNLRLTASLNLIQARAEDTGAPAYEGHQVVNVPRLRSALYVDYRLPFAPRLGLLGGWRYASPNVATPNGLTRVPAYNVFDAGLRYANQWNGHALTWRLSVDNVFNRFYWRDTGSSGGDSYLFPGAPRLARLSLTVAF; encoded by the coding sequence ATGACGATGCCTCTCTCCCGCACTCCCCTGATCCTCGCCCTGCTCTCGGCCATGGCGCCCGTCCATGCCGGCGACACCACCAGCGAACCGCAGACCACGCGGCTGGCGCCGGTGCACGTGGAAGCCGACACCACCAAGGGCTACCACGCCGACAATTCGCAACTGGACACCTTCGGCAGCTTCGGCAATGCACCGTTGCAGGACACGCCCGCCGCGATCACGGTGATCACCCGCGACCAGATCGACGACCGCCAGCCGCGCACGCTCAGCGAGCTGGCGCGTGCCGACGCCGCACTCGGCGACAGCTACGCGCCGGTCGGCTACTACCAGGACATCGCCATCCGCGGTTATGCGCTGGATCCGGCCACCGGCTTCCGGTTCAACGAAATGAGCATGGCCGGCGAACAGCTGCAGCCGCTGGAAGACAAAGAGCGCGTGGAAATCCTCAAGGGCCTCGGTGGCCTCGAAGCGGGCGTGGTCGCGCCGGGCGGGCTGATCAACTACGTCAGCAAGCGCCCGGCCGACGCGCGCAGCGCCACCGTCGGCACCGACTCGCACGGCTCGCGTTACCTCGCGATGGACGTGGGCGCCTGGCTCTCACCCAGCTTCGGCGTGCGCGTGAATGCCGCCCACGAGGACATGAACTCCTACGTCCGGCACGCCGATGGCCGCCGCACGTTCCTCTCGCTGGCCGCCGACTGGAAGATCGGCTCGAACGCCACGCTGCGGCTGGACACCAACTACCAGACCAGCGGGCAGCGCTCGGTCTCCGGCTACCAGCTGCTCGGCGGCAGCATGATTCCGGCGCACCCCAGCCGCACCCGCATGCTCGGCTTCGAACCATGGCAGCGGCCGGTGGGCATCGACGCCAGCAACAACACGCTGCGCTTCGACTACCGCTTCAACGACCGCTGGAGCGCGCAACTGTCGGCCGGCCACAGCCATGTCGTGATCGACGACAACGTGGCGTTCGCCTACGGCTGCTTCTACTCGCCCGACTGCGCCAGCGGCGCCACGCCCGGCTGGTTCTTCGCGCCGAACGGCGACTACGACGTCTACGACTACCGCAGCCCCGACGACACCCGCGTCAACGACGAGGCACGTGCCGTATTGAAGGGCTCGTTCGACACCGGCCCGCTCAACCACGAAGTCAGCCTCGGCGCCAGCGCGTTCCGTCGCACCATCGACCGCCGCCCCTACGTTTACGACTACGTCGGCACCGCCAATATCGACGAAGTCGATCCGCCCTATTTCGCGCCGTCGCCGAACCAGCCCGGCGCGTCGGCACGCCGGCTGACCAGTTGGCAGCATTCGGTGTTCGCGCTGGACCGCGTGCATCTCGGGCCGCAGTGGCAGGTGCTGCTCGGCGGCCGCTTCGTGCGCCTGCACGAGCGCGCCTATGACGACACCGGCGCACCCGAACGCGACACCCGCCTCGGCAAGGCGCTGCCGCAGGCGGCCGTGCTGTGGCAGCCCACCACGCAACTGACCACCTACGTCAGCTACAGCGAAAGCCTGTCGCTGGGCAACGAGGCGCCGTACTGGACCTCGAACGGCGGCACCACGCTGGCCCCGCTGCTGGCGCGCCAGGCCGAAGCCGGCGTGAAGTACGCCTGGAGCGACGCACTGAGCCTTTCGGCCGCGCTGTACCGCCTCCGCCAACCGTACCAGTTCGCCCGGCCGGACAGCACCGCCGAAGGCTTCACCTTCGTGCAGCAGGGCAACGAGGTGCACAGCGGACTGGAACTCAACGCGGCCGGACAAGTCACCGACAACCTGCGCCTCACCGCCAGCCTCAACCTGATCCAGGCGCGTGCCGAGGACACCGGCGCGCCGGCCTACGAAGGCCACCAGGTGGTCAACGTGCCGCGCCTGCGCAGCGCGTTGTATGTCGACTACCGCCTGCCGTTCGCGCCCCGGCTCGGCCTGCTCGGCGGCTGGCGCTACGCCAGCCCCAACGTGGCCACGCCGAACGGTTTGACCCGCGTGCCGGCCTACAACGTGTTCGACGCCGGCCTGCGTTACGCCAACCAGTGGAACGGTCATGCGCTGACCTGGCGGCTCAGTGTCGACAACGTGTTCAACCGCTTCTACTGGCGCGACACCGGCAGCTCCGGCGGCGACAGCTACCTGTTCCCGGGCGCGCCGCGGCTGGCCCGGCTCTCCTTGACCGTCGCGTTCTGA
- a CDS encoding phosphotransferase enzyme family protein → MNDPLHLAHGLAGDNTPPDWPPLTAGEVETLLRGYPALGAPIRLGWHSPRPLSAACLVETEHATVFVKRHHCSVRSAATLTEEHRFITHLRDHGMPIPAVLRDAREQTAVAIGDWIYEVHERAAGIDLYREAISWEPLPNHAHALSAGRMLAALHDAAADYRASQRDTHILVARSELIAARDPVAALRAQLPQRPGLADYLRGRDWQLDFTELLAPWHAAAQPRLAQQARLWTHGDWHVSNLCWSDGGSDARISAVLDFGLAAANFALFDLATAIERNAIAWLALDSGIDAAHPDVARALIEGYRRQRPLQAADLRLLADLLPLVHVDFALSEVEYFHAITHSRANADVAYDTFLRGHAAWFHTPAGQAMLQAIREPG, encoded by the coding sequence ATGAACGACCCGCTCCACCTCGCCCACGGGCTGGCCGGTGACAACACGCCGCCGGACTGGCCGCCGCTGACCGCCGGCGAGGTCGAGACGCTGCTGCGCGGCTACCCGGCGCTCGGCGCGCCGATCCGCCTCGGCTGGCACAGCCCGCGCCCGCTGTCGGCGGCGTGCCTGGTCGAGACGGAGCACGCCACCGTCTTCGTCAAGCGCCATCACTGCAGCGTGCGCTCGGCCGCCACGCTCACCGAGGAACATCGCTTCATCACGCACCTGCGCGACCACGGCATGCCGATCCCGGCGGTGCTGCGCGATGCGCGGGAACAGACCGCGGTAGCGATAGGCGACTGGATCTACGAGGTGCACGAGCGCGCCGCCGGCATCGACCTGTATCGCGAGGCGATCTCGTGGGAACCGCTGCCGAACCACGCGCACGCGCTCAGCGCCGGCCGCATGCTGGCTGCGTTGCACGACGCGGCCGCGGACTACCGCGCGTCCCAGCGCGACACCCATATCCTGGTCGCGCGCAGCGAGCTGATCGCTGCGCGCGATCCCGTCGCCGCGCTGCGCGCGCAACTGCCGCAGCGGCCCGGTTTGGCCGACTACCTGCGCGGTCGCGACTGGCAACTCGACTTCACCGAACTGCTCGCTCCCTGGCACGCCGCCGCCCAGCCGCGGCTGGCGCAGCAGGCGCGGCTATGGACGCATGGCGACTGGCACGTTTCCAACCTGTGCTGGAGCGACGGCGGCAGCGACGCGCGGATCAGCGCCGTGCTCGATTTCGGCCTCGCCGCCGCCAACTTTGCGCTGTTCGACCTCGCCACCGCGATCGAACGCAACGCCATCGCCTGGCTGGCGCTCGACAGCGGCATCGACGCCGCCCATCCCGACGTCGCCCGCGCGCTGATCGAAGGCTACCGTCGGCAACGTCCGCTGCAGGCGGCCGACCTGCGCCTGCTGGCGGACCTGCTGCCGCTGGTGCATGTGGATTTCGCGCTGTCCGAGGTGGAGTACTTCCACGCCATCACGCATTCGCGCGCGAACGCCGACGTGGCCTACGACACCTTCCTGCGCGGCCACGCCGCGTGGTTCCATACACCGGCCGGCCAGGCCATGCTGCAGGCCATCCGCGAACCCGGCTGA